A DNA window from Borrelia sp. HM contains the following coding sequences:
- the fliR gene encoding flagellar biosynthetic protein FliR, producing the protein MDMNFLVLKSFIILPVFIRIFLFLRFSPFFSTIRIGYLNFFFSLIISLLVVNKINIVYPLNNLIAFTLILVGEAILGLIQAFFINVIFSVFHLLGFFFSNQMGLAYVNIFDVFSEEDNLVISQIFTYLFLLLFLSNEFLLRFFMIGVHDSILNVRVENIVNIKSYEFVKLIFYSFTILFEKSLVISLPILGVLLLLYLILGILSKTSPQINLLMISFAISLGLGLIVLYIGFPSLVISIKGVIELALGALKDALNLFSGSLE; encoded by the coding sequence ATGGATATGAATTTTTTAGTTTTAAAATCTTTTATAATTTTACCTGTATTTATTAGAATTTTTCTTTTTTTAAGATTTTCACCTTTTTTTTCAACTATAAGAATTGGTTATTTAAATTTTTTCTTTTCTTTAATTATATCTCTCCTTGTTGTAAACAAGATTAATATTGTTTATCCTTTAAATAATTTAATTGCATTTACGTTAATATTAGTAGGAGAGGCAATTTTGGGTCTTATTCAGGCTTTCTTTATAAACGTAATTTTTAGTGTATTTCATTTGCTTGGATTTTTTTTCTCAAATCAGATGGGTCTTGCTTATGTAAATATTTTTGATGTCTTTTCAGAAGAAGATAATTTGGTAATATCTCAAATATTTACTTATCTTTTTTTACTTTTATTTTTATCAAATGAGTTTTTATTGCGTTTCTTTATGATTGGAGTGCATGATTCTATTTTAAATGTTAGAGTCGAAAATATCGTTAATATAAAAAGTTATGAATTTGTTAAGTTAATATTTTATTCTTTTACTATTCTTTTTGAAAAATCTTTAGTAATTTCGCTTCCAATATTGGGGGTCCTTTTACTTTTATATCTCATTTTAGGAATACTTTCAAAAACTTCTCCTCAGATTAATTTGTTAATGATTAGCTTTGCAATTTCCTTGGGATTAGGATTAATTGTTTTATATATTGGTTTTCCAAGTTTAGTAATATCTATTAAAGGAGTAATTGAACTAGCTTTAGGAGCGCTTAAGGATGCTTTAAATTTATTTTCTGGAAGTTTAGAATGA
- the fliQ gene encoding flagellar biosynthesis protein FliQ, whose protein sequence is MTTGQIIYLIRLSIENIIILSAPMLITALIIGLLISIFQAITSIQDQTLSFIPKIIVILLTLVIFGPWILKKLMQFAFILFSQIQNI, encoded by the coding sequence GTGACAACAGGGCAGATTATTTATCTAATTAGACTTTCTATTGAAAATATTATTATTTTATCAGCTCCAATGTTAATTACAGCATTAATAATTGGTCTTTTAATTTCTATTTTTCAAGCTATTACTTCGATTCAAGATCAAACGCTTAGTTTTATTCCCAAAATTATTGTAATACTTTTAACACTTGTCATATTTGGTCCTTGGATTTTAAAAAAGCTTATGCAGTTTGCTTTTATACTTTTTAGTCAAATACAAAATATATAA
- the fliP gene encoding flagellar type III secretion system pore protein FliP (The bacterial flagellar biogenesis protein FliP forms a type III secretion system (T3SS)-type pore required for flagellar assembly.), with product MGKKFSFFLFFGVINFSFAQTKSLQPTTGLNFPFIDFLNSDGSNGIIFPLQLLLILTVITLSPAFLVLMTSFLRIAIVLDFIRRALSLQQSPPNQVIMGLALFLTLFTMWPTFNIIYKDAYLPLKDSKIDFNQFYDKGIAPLRNFMYRQMSNSKHEEIKLFMKISNYSRPKNFSEVPTHVLIASFILHELKVAFKMGILIFLPFIVIDIIVSAVLMAMGMIMLPPVMISLPFKLILFVMVDGWTLITSGLVKSFM from the coding sequence TTGGGTAAAAAATTCAGTTTTTTCTTATTTTTTGGAGTTATTAATTTTTCATTTGCTCAAACCAAGTCTTTGCAACCTACTACTGGTCTAAACTTTCCGTTTATTGATTTTTTAAATTCTGATGGTAGTAATGGCATAATTTTCCCTTTGCAGCTTTTATTAATATTAACTGTAATAACGCTTTCTCCAGCTTTTTTGGTCTTGATGACTTCTTTTTTAAGGATAGCAATAGTATTAGATTTCATTAGGAGAGCATTATCACTTCAACAATCACCCCCAAACCAGGTAATAATGGGATTAGCTTTGTTTTTAACTCTTTTTACTATGTGGCCGACTTTTAATATAATATATAAAGATGCATATTTGCCCCTTAAAGATTCAAAAATAGATTTTAATCAATTTTATGATAAAGGAATTGCTCCCCTTCGAAATTTTATGTATAGGCAAATGTCTAATAGCAAACATGAAGAGATTAAATTATTTATGAAAATTAGTAATTATTCTAGGCCTAAAAATTTTAGTGAGGTTCCAACCCATGTTCTTATTGCATCTTTTATTTTGCATGAACTAAAAGTTGCTTTTAAAATGGGTATTTTGATATTTTTGCCTTTTATAGTTATAGATATTATTGTATCTGCAGTTCTAATGGCAATGGGTATGATAATGTTGCCGCCTGTAATGATATCTTTGCCATTTAAGCTTATTCTTTTTGTAATGGTAGATGGATGGACTTTAATTACTAGTGGACTTGTTAAAAGTTTCATGTGA
- a CDS encoding flagellar biosynthesis protein FliZ (possible structural component of the flagellum that anchors the rod to the membrane) produces the protein MSSLTLFKFFFFFMLIIFGNLLAQENKVDLGIIASNLENEVDLPIFGDNDTDLNSKDLSSLSFFNITDLVTLFLFFLFFLICVFLCKKMIINYKKTKNDSKLDFIKEIAFYEIDNKNSIRIINILGVIYIFLISSHSSVLLREIRQGEGLENLDFELDKSNSSNTNSFKLIFNKILRKHNQDDSSLDETEYAELENDIETSLKSKQDRLKKF, from the coding sequence ATGAGTAGCTTAACTTTATTTAAATTTTTCTTTTTTTTTATGTTAATTATTTTTGGAAATTTGCTTGCACAGGAAAATAAAGTTGATTTAGGTATTATTGCTTCTAATTTGGAGAATGAAGTAGATTTACCAATATTTGGAGATAATGATACGGATTTAAATAGTAAGGATTTGTCAAGTTTATCTTTTTTTAATATTACAGATTTAGTCACTTTATTTTTGTTTTTTCTTTTTTTCCTTATTTGTGTTTTTTTGTGTAAAAAAATGATTATAAATTATAAAAAAACTAAAAATGATAGTAAATTAGATTTCATAAAAGAGATTGCTTTTTATGAAATAGATAATAAAAACTCTATAAGAATTATCAATATACTAGGTGTTATTTATATATTTTTAATTTCCAGTCATTCTTCTGTTTTGTTAAGGGAAATTAGACAAGGTGAAGGGTTAGAAAATTTAGATTTTGAACTTGATAAATCTAATAGTAGTAATACAAATTCTTTCAAATTAATTTTTAATAAAATATTGCGTAAGCATAATCAAGATGATTCATCACTTGATGAAACCGAATATGCAGAGTTAGAAAATGATATTGAAACTTCTTTAAAAAGTAAACAAGATAGATTAAAGAAGTTTTAG
- the fliN gene encoding flagellar motor switch protein FliN, whose amino-acid sequence MAVDDNIGIGEEKPEIKGVKLPDLIDTLPEGVDPSNFGLLMDVSMQVTVELGRTERKIKDILGMSEGTIITLDKLAGEPVDILVNSKIVAKGEVVVIDENFGVRITEIIKIKNE is encoded by the coding sequence ATGGCTGTAGATGATAATATTGGTATCGGTGAAGAAAAACCTGAGATAAAGGGTGTTAAACTTCCCGATTTAATTGATACTTTGCCTGAGGGTGTTGATCCTAGTAATTTTGGTCTTTTGATGGATGTTTCCATGCAAGTTACTGTTGAACTTGGAAGGACTGAACGTAAAATTAAAGATATACTTGGCATGTCTGAGGGAACGATTATTACACTTGATAAGCTTGCTGGAGAGCCAGTGGATATTTTAGTCAATAGTAAAATAGTTGCTAAAGGAGAGGTTGTTGTAATTGATGAAAATTTTGGTGTTAGAATTACCGAGATAATTAAAATTAAAAATGAGTAG
- the fliM gene encoding flagellar motor switch protein FliM yields MAVNPGALSQDDIDNLLESINSSDNLSSDDSLSNIISSPMGKKQKVKVYDFKRPDKFSKEQVRTVSSFHEAFARYTTTSLSALLRKMVHVHVASVDQLTYEEFIRSIPNPTTLAIINMDPLKGSAIFEVDPTIAFAIVDRLFGGDGDTIKDKSRDLTEIEQSVMESVIIRILANMREAWSQVVDLRPRFGHIEVNPQFAQIVPPTEMVILVTLEVKIGKVEGLMNFCLPYITIEPIVSKLSTRYWHSLIGVGTTSENLDVLREKLENTDMLLVAEIGGIKLKVKEILSLEKGDVLSLENSPINKDLTLRVGTKEKFKCRMGLVGNKISVQITEKVGEIEDFDLLKELTEEVE; encoded by the coding sequence ATGGCAGTTAATCCAGGAGCATTATCACAAGATGATATAGATAATCTTTTAGAATCTATTAATTCATCTGATAATCTATCATCAGATGATTCGCTTTCTAATATTATATCTAGTCCTATGGGTAAAAAGCAGAAAGTTAAAGTTTATGATTTTAAAAGACCAGACAAATTCTCAAAAGAGCAAGTAAGAACAGTATCAAGTTTTCATGAGGCATTTGCAAGATATACCACGACATCTCTCTCGGCACTTTTGAGAAAGATGGTTCATGTGCATGTAGCCTCAGTTGATCAGTTGACTTATGAGGAGTTTATCAGATCTATTCCAAATCCTACTACTCTTGCAATAATTAACATGGATCCTCTTAAGGGTTCTGCTATATTTGAAGTTGATCCAACCATTGCATTTGCAATAGTGGATAGACTTTTTGGAGGAGATGGAGATACCATTAAGGATAAGAGTAGAGATTTAACAGAAATAGAGCAATCTGTAATGGAGAGTGTTATTATTCGTATATTGGCTAATATGAGAGAAGCTTGGTCTCAAGTAGTTGATCTTAGACCTCGTTTTGGGCATATAGAAGTTAATCCTCAATTTGCTCAGATAGTCCCTCCAACAGAAATGGTTATTTTGGTAACTCTTGAAGTTAAAATAGGTAAGGTTGAAGGACTTATGAATTTTTGTTTGCCTTATATCACAATAGAGCCTATTGTATCTAAGCTTTCAACAAGGTATTGGCATTCTTTAATTGGTGTGGGCACTACTAGTGAAAATCTTGATGTATTAAGAGAAAAGCTTGAGAATACAGATATGCTTTTAGTGGCTGAAATAGGTGGGATTAAATTAAAGGTAAAAGAGATATTATCCTTAGAAAAAGGTGATGTTCTTAGTCTTGAAAATTCTCCAATAAATAAGGATTTAACCTTGAGAGTAGGAACTAAAGAGAAATTTAAATGTAGGATGGGCCTTGTTGGCAATAAGATTTCTGTTCAGATCACAGAAAAAGTTGGCGAAATAGAGGATTTCGATTTATTAAAAGAACTAACAGAAGAAGTTGAATAG
- a CDS encoding flagellar basal body-associated protein FliL, with the protein MPDEDDGSIDVGVANNKRVKLLPDIIIKILQILAVGLFTVVIMIIVSYFVSKIVVSQSETPNNFPIFSNEYLGKPPMLIWYESIDEIRGTTQDNPPKAFVIKLALGYAESNVNILNELGRQKVRLKDVIREYFSQRTGQEIKNESQIKAEIKARINSILRNGEIEEIALTQIDIFDM; encoded by the coding sequence ATGCCTGATGAAGACGACGGTAGCATTGATGTAGGTGTTGCTAATAATAAGAGAGTGAAATTACTACCTGATATTATAATAAAGATTTTACAAATTTTAGCAGTAGGGTTGTTTACTGTTGTTATTATGATAATAGTTTCTTATTTCGTTTCTAAAATAGTAGTAAGTCAAAGTGAGACGCCTAATAATTTTCCAATTTTTTCTAATGAGTATTTAGGAAAACCACCTATGCTTATATGGTATGAAAGCATAGATGAAATTAGAGGGACTACTCAGGATAATCCTCCAAAAGCTTTTGTAATAAAACTTGCTTTAGGTTATGCTGAGAGTAATGTCAATATTTTAAATGAACTTGGAAGACAAAAAGTGCGCTTAAAAGATGTTATTAGAGAATATTTTAGTCAAAGAACAGGGCAAGAGATAAAAAATGAAAGTCAGATTAAAGCTGAGATTAAGGCTAGAATTAATAGTATTCTTAGAAATGGTGAAATAGAAGAGATAGCTTTGACTCAAATTGATATTTTTGATATGTGA
- the motB gene encoding flagellar motor protein MotB, translated as MVFRARKKKHTKCEEGVPEYMLTYGDMVTLLLVFFVTMFSLNDILFQENVLKIVSASFTGSGVFRGGKTLDINRLSYLSNNFLSLPSTEKNKQASQASKNKAIIEFIEKIQSNKVVVKQHERGVVVSLLADAFFDSASAEVKLDNNRETIQNIASFIGFLDNQGYNFKIEGHTDNVDVDMNGIWKSNWELSSARAVNMLEQILNYTDHSKLKSIESKFEVSGFSGSRPVATDDTPEGRAYNRRIDILITSDASLSSAKSIKQ; from the coding sequence ATGGTATTTAGAGCTAGAAAAAAGAAGCATACAAAATGTGAAGAAGGTGTTCCTGAATACATGTTGACATATGGAGATATGGTAACTTTATTGCTTGTTTTTTTTGTTACTATGTTTTCATTAAATGATATTCTTTTTCAAGAAAATGTATTGAAAATAGTGTCAGCATCATTTACAGGTTCTGGGGTTTTTAGGGGAGGTAAAACATTAGATATTAATAGACTTTCTTATTTGAGTAATAATTTTTTATCTTTACCTTCTACTGAGAAGAATAAACAAGCATCTCAGGCATCTAAAAACAAGGCCATTATTGAGTTTATTGAAAAAATTCAATCTAATAAAGTTGTTGTCAAACAACATGAACGAGGTGTTGTTGTGTCTCTTTTAGCTGATGCTTTTTTTGATTCAGCTAGTGCTGAGGTTAAACTTGATAATAACAGAGAAACTATACAAAATATAGCTTCTTTTATTGGGTTTTTGGATAATCAAGGGTATAATTTTAAAATTGAGGGACATACAGATAATGTTGATGTTGATATGAATGGAATTTGGAAGAGTAATTGGGAGCTTTCATCTGCAAGAGCAGTAAATATGTTAGAGCAGATTTTAAATTATACTGACCATTCTAAATTAAAAAGTATTGAGAGTAAATTTGAGGTGTCTGGATTTTCAGGCAGTAGGCCAGTTGCTACAGATGATACTCCTGAGGGCAGGGCCTATAATAGGAGAATAGATATTTTAATTACTAGTGACGCTTCTTTGAGTTCTGCTAAAAGTATTAAACAGTAA
- a CDS encoding motility protein A gives MNLASIIGWGVGFGAILISMAFTPIGLGVYWDLSSVFITVVGSFSALIASSEISTIKRIPTYLGFFFRKSSFDKMPIIKTLVELSEKARKEGLLSLDDELDQINDAFFKSGMRLVVDGADPEIIRTMLYLELDQMQERHKIGSNLFGTWAKLAPAFGMTGTLIGLIALLGNLEDKSALGSSMAVALITTLYGTIMANLMFYPIQIKLESIDLEEASVRTMIVEGILSIQAGDNPRILEQKLVTFLSSKDRGHLGGNILGGE, from the coding sequence ATGAATTTGGCTAGTATAATTGGATGGGGAGTTGGATTTGGTGCTATTTTAATTTCTATGGCATTTACTCCTATAGGCTTGGGAGTTTATTGGGATTTGAGTTCTGTGTTTATTACAGTTGTTGGTTCTTTTTCTGCACTTATAGCTTCCTCAGAAATTTCCACTATTAAAAGAATTCCTACATATTTGGGATTTTTCTTTAGAAAAAGTTCTTTTGATAAAATGCCTATTATAAAGACCTTAGTGGAGCTTTCAGAAAAAGCTAGGAAAGAAGGTCTTTTGTCTCTTGATGATGAACTTGATCAAATCAATGATGCCTTTTTTAAGTCTGGCATGAGACTTGTGGTTGATGGTGCTGATCCCGAGATAATTCGAACAATGCTTTATCTTGAACTTGATCAAATGCAAGAGAGACATAAAATTGGTTCTAATCTTTTTGGAACTTGGGCAAAACTTGCCCCTGCTTTTGGGATGACAGGTACACTTATTGGGCTTATAGCTCTTCTTGGAAATCTGGAAGACAAATCTGCACTTGGCTCTTCTATGGCTGTTGCTCTGATTACAACTCTTTATGGTACAATAATGGCAAATTTGATGTTTTATCCTATTCAAATTAAATTAGAATCTATAGATCTTGAGGAAGCGTCAGTTAGAACTATGATAGTTGAGGGTATTTTATCAATTCAGGCAGGCGATAATCCTAGAATTTTAGAACAAAAACTGGTGACATTTTTAAGTTCTAAAGATAGGGGTCATCTTGGTGGAAATATCCTTGGGGGTGAATAA
- a CDS encoding flagellar FlbD family protein, whose translation MIYVTKLNGNGYYLNPCHIESIEANPDTTILLMNGKKLIVKEDIVEIVNKIRIHRREINLLDRVTQADKGVGL comes from the coding sequence ATGATTTATGTAACTAAACTTAATGGCAATGGATATTATTTAAATCCTTGTCATATTGAGAGCATTGAGGCTAATCCTGATACTACAATTCTTCTTATGAATGGTAAAAAGTTGATTGTAAAAGAAGATATAGTAGAGATAGTAAATAAAATCAGGATACATAGGAGAGAGATTAATTTGTTAGACAGAGTTACACAAGCGGATAAGGGAGTTGGGCTATGA